CGCCGTCGAACAGTACGTGTTGCGCAACAGCCATGGCATGCAAGCCACGGTAATTACCTACGGCGGTGTATTGCAGTCGCTGAAGGTGCCTGACAAAAACGGCAAGCTCGACGACGTAGTGCTGGGTTTCGATGATGTGCAAGGCTATCAAGGCGGTACTGCATTTTTCGGCGCAACCATCGGCCGCTTCGGCAACCGCCTGGCCGGCGGTGCCTTCGAACTCGACGGCAAACGCTACCAGGTGCCGCTCAACGACGGCCCCAACTCGCTGCATGGCGGCGCCCAGGGCTTCGACAAACAGGTGTGGCACGCCGAGCCCGTCAAGGACAAGGATTCGGTGGGCGTCACCCTCACCTACCTGTCCAAGGACGGTGAAATGGGTTTCCCCGGCAACCTGAAGACCGAAGTCACTTACCGCCTCAACGACAAGAACGAACTGCACATCGACTACAAGGCCACCACCGACAAACCGACGGTACTCAACCTCACCAATCACAGCTACTTCAACCTCGCCGGCGCGGGTAACGGCGACATTCTCAAGCAGGTCGCCACCTTGCACGCCAGCCACTACACACCGGTGAATGCCACCTTGATCCCCACCGGTGAGCTGGCTCCGGTCAAGGGCACACCGATGGACTTCCTCAAGCCCACGCCTATTGGCCAGCACATCAAGGCGGACCATCCGCAGCTCAAATTTGCCGAGCCGAAACAAGGCGGATTCGACTTCAACTGGGCCCTGGATACCAAAGGTGATGTGAAGCAGCTGGCTGCCCAGGTGCATGACCCCGAGTCGGGGCGGCGCTTGCAGCTTTACACCAGTGAGCCTGGGGTGCAGTTCTACACCAGCAACTTCCTGGATGGTTCGGTGAAGGGCAAAGGTGGCAAGACGTACCAGCACTGGAGCGGGTTTACCCTGGAGACCCAGCATTTTCCGGATGCGCCTAACCAACCCGGCTTTGCCTCAACTCGCCTGAACCCAGGGCAAACCTATATCCAGAACACCATCTTCAAGTTCACCGCCGATTAAAATGATGGGAGGGCTATACCCCGATGAGCATGGGTATCTACACAACTTTGCAGTCGCCAACAGTAACCACGATGCGAAGCGAGCCGCTCTTGATCTTGATCTGCTTTTGATCTTGATCTTAAGCGCCCCGTCAAACCACGCTGGCCGGAATTCGACAGGGATTTGGGGGGTAAACCGGCAGGGATGCCGGTTTAGCCGCCCCGCGCCATGGATGGCGCGTGGCGGCGCCCCCCCAAATCCATGGCGGATTACGGGCACACCGAGCCTGGGCGAGGTGCCGAGTGGTGGGGCAAGAGCCTTTTGGTTACTTTTGGCTGGGCCGGCATTCCGGCTCTTTTCCAAAGTGACCCGCTGTAAAAGCGGAACCAATATCAGCCGTTACCCAAATAACGGATATGTACTCGGTCTGATCCAGCATCCTGGTCGGCCCCGAGGCCGCCATCGGGAGCAAGCCCCCTCCCACAGGTCCGGCGTAACGCCAAAGTTGTGTAAATACCCATGCCCCCAGTAAAAGCTCGCACATTCCTGCCCACCCACTAAGCTCAATCTCGCACAAAAACAGCGAGCAGCCCGCCATGCCCCATCTCACCGAAACGTTCCGCAGCCGCTACCGCGCCAACGTGAGTCGCCATTACAACCCCTGGCTACACGCCACGTTCGTCCTCGGCTACGGCATCATCTGTATCACCCTGGCCTGGTCCTCCACCGCACAGATCACTGCGCTGCAGTGGCTGACGGTGCCCTTGACGCTGGTGTTCTTCAACCTGTGCATCTACCTCGTGCACCGTCACCTCGGCCATCACAAGCACCCATTCGCCCGGCTGTTCTACGCGCGCCACACCGGCGATCACCACAGTTTCTTCACGCCCGGCCACATGACCTACGACAGCCCGCGTGACTGGCGCGTCATCCTGTTCCCCGCCTGGCTGATCGTACTGCACAGCCTGGCCATCACCCTTCCCGGCTGGTGGCTGCTCAAGCAACTGAACCCCAACGTGGCGGGGTTGTTTGCCGGGTGCATGATCCTCGGCTACCTGCTCTACGAGCTGTTCCACGCCTGCGAACACTTGCCCGCTGAACACCCGGTGGCGCGCCTGCCGTGGATTCGCCAAATGCATCGCCTGCACGCCCTGCATCACCGTCGCGAGCTGATGCAGGGGCGCAATTTCAATATCGTGTTGCCGTTGATGGATTACCTGTTTGGCACGCTGCATTGGGAGCCGGCCACAAAAAAAGGGAGCAGCCCAAATGGACTGCCCCCTGCTTCACATTCCTAGATCAATCAGCGCACGATGGTCTGGCTGCAAATGTGGCCCAGGCTGACGTATTGGGTGATATTGCCGCCTACGCCCACCCCCGGGAACTCCTTGAGCTCGATGCGCCAGCCACCTTCGTTGAACCAGGTTTCCCAGTTGTAGGTCTGGCCCGACGCGCTGTCCGGGTACCGCACTTTATAGTCGCCGGAGCAAGTGCCCAAGGCGACATTGCCCGAAGCTGCACCCGTGATGCCGGTCTTGGCCTCATAGTTGACCCAGTTGTAAGTTGCACCAAAGTGCTTGTCGACCCGCAGCACTGGGGTGACCCCGCGCAGTGGCTCACCGGTGCTGTCCGACCATTGGGTGCTCCAGCTCAGATTGCGGGCTGCCTGGGTGGCCAGCTGGAAGATCGAGCTGGGAATGCGCACTACGTTATCGCCGTTCACGTTGTGCTGGTTCAAGCGAGGCGCCGAACCCAGGGTCAACTTGTACTGCGCCTGAGGGTTCAACGCCACCGCCGGGTTCGCCCGCACACGTACCTTGACCGTGTAGCCCGGCGTCAGGTTCGGATAGGTGGAGGTGGAATCCGGCTGAATCACTACCCAGTTATTACCGTCGAAACGCTCGAAGATCCACTGGTTGCGCGTACCCGCACCATCATCACCCAGAAACATGCCGACACCCTGGCCGCGCAGCGACGTGAAGGAGAAGTAATCCACATCATTGACGCTGTCGAGGTTACCGGTCACCTGATTCAGCGCATCCGGCAGGGCAAACGCGGTTTGCTCGGTATCGTTGGGCTCGTAGGCATCAATGTTGCTGTCTACCGCCACGCCGAAGCTGAACTGCGAGTTGCTCGCGGCATTGGCCACCATGAACCAGTAGTAGTCACCGGCCGGCAATACACCGTTGAGGTACTCATCGGCATTGCCGGCGTTATCAGATGTGCCCAACGGGGTCAGATTACCCTGCCCGTCATCGTGGAACAGGGTCAGCGACATGTCGGTGCCGACACTCTGGTTCAACAACTGCACCTGAATTCGCGCATTCTTCGGCAGGTTGAAGTGGTAGGCGATCTGCGCGCCGGTCTCCACCCCGGTCAGCGTGTAAAGGGTGTTGATATCCAGAGTTGGAAACAGCGGAGTGAAGGCAGCAACCGCCGCTTCCTTGAGTTTCGCCTGATCGGGCTTTACCAACTCGCCTACCTTGGCATCAACCACCGCATTACTGGCAATTGCCTTGCCGGCTGACACCTTGGGCTTGCCGGCCTTGGCTGCATCGAGCTTTTGCTTGAGTGCGTCCGAGACAATGGCCTTCTCCACTGTGCCACCTTGTTTCAACGCTTTGTCCACGGCCTGCCTGACCGTCTGCGCACTGAGCTTGGGAGGGGTTTGCTCGGCCAGGGCAAAGGCCGAAACAAAGCAGGAGGCCATCATGGCCGCGCCTAGCATAAGGGCTTTTTTCGATTTCATTTTTTATCCATCCATAGTTAAAAAATTGAAGCTCAGGTGACCGGTGACATCCGGTCACCTGGGATGGACTGTAGGACAATACTGTATTTATGTACAGTATTTTAACAAAATATGTGCTCCTGGCTTGTTACGCGAGTGAGCCCTCCTTCTATGGAATTGGGATATCGCACCACCTGCGCCAAACCTCCCATACAACCATTTGGATGATACAAATACTCGCGAGGCGATACGGCCACAAAGCCCAGCGCCTCAGCGTCAAGGGAACAGATGCCAGCTCAGCTTCGGTCACAAGGCCGGCTTTGAGATAAGCCTTAGGCCCTGACAGGATATCGACCATCAGGCTCATGCGATGATACCTGTCGATCATCCGATTTCTTTTCCAGAAACGCTTATGTAGACGAACCTTCTCGTTCTCACTGAAGTAACTTTCCAGCTCATCCAGCTTTGCGTATTCAGCAAATACTATCAGTCCCAAGACGACACCCGACCCAGCGAGCCACACAATGGTATATACAAGAAAAGGGGACATCGTTATGTCCCCTCGGGTTGGAATATCAGATCGCCGTCGATTTCCATGACTCTTCCGCCTACAAACGCACCACCCTCACCAAAAAAAGAGCCTCCCGCAGACCCGCCAACAGCCCCTCCGATAATTCCACACGCCAGTTCACCGTTGCCTTTCAGTGAAATACCTAATGCAATCCGGCATGCACTGCGAGCAATATTTGCAGCAGGCTTGCCCACAAGAGCAGCGCCTAATACTCCAGCCATCAACCTCCCCGTCTCCACATATTTCGCTCTTTTGCATTGCGCCTCCCTTCCCACCACACACGCCTCCCTGATTTCCAAACCCGCCACGCCTACATCCATCGCCAGCCCCACATAAGTCCCATTCCCCAGCCATTTCGAAGCCT
This genomic stretch from Pseudomonas synxantha BG33R harbors:
- a CDS encoding aldose epimerase family protein, which encodes MKHPRYLLSGLALSMLIASGGAHAAGLTSEQKPFGNTNDGTAVEQYVLRNSHGMQATVITYGGVLQSLKVPDKNGKLDDVVLGFDDVQGYQGGTAFFGATIGRFGNRLAGGAFELDGKRYQVPLNDGPNSLHGGAQGFDKQVWHAEPVKDKDSVGVTLTYLSKDGEMGFPGNLKTEVTYRLNDKNELHIDYKATTDKPTVLNLTNHSYFNLAGAGNGDILKQVATLHASHYTPVNATLIPTGELAPVKGTPMDFLKPTPIGQHIKADHPQLKFAEPKQGGFDFNWALDTKGDVKQLAAQVHDPESGRRLQLYTSEPGVQFYTSNFLDGSVKGKGGKTYQHWSGFTLETQHFPDAPNQPGFASTRLNPGQTYIQNTIFKFTAD
- a CDS encoding sterol desaturase family protein, yielding MPHLTETFRSRYRANVSRHYNPWLHATFVLGYGIICITLAWSSTAQITALQWLTVPLTLVFFNLCIYLVHRHLGHHKHPFARLFYARHTGDHHSFFTPGHMTYDSPRDWRVILFPAWLIVLHSLAITLPGWWLLKQLNPNVAGLFAGCMILGYLLYELFHACEHLPAEHPVARLPWIRQMHRLHALHHRRELMQGRNFNIVLPLMDYLFGTLHWEPATKKGSSPNGLPPASHS